From Tiliqua scincoides isolate rTilSci1 chromosome 2, rTilSci1.hap2, whole genome shotgun sequence, the proteins below share one genomic window:
- the TMEM139 gene encoding transmembrane protein 139, producing the protein MLSESHWRSLRQTLLVLFASMLLIGVTMLAISSEINPVGFFFLTVGGVCLVGYLISVAAEHWLKRHNPTDENSAAPRRHTEAGDNEAYEAPSYDEVAATGYFPSPTIWTINSSPATSPGEPPPYSVVIEPLAHAETVVEAFSVSVAPGTRRASEADVQSRLRLRVVVPPRLQRFVSDTHELKGTEERHERLEPLTPPPAYENVIAEEFFEEEFEPTRL; encoded by the exons ATGTTGTCAGAGTCACACTGGAGAAGCCTCCGCCAAACCTTATTGGTGCTCTTCGCCTCCATGCTTCTCATTGGAGTGACCATGCTGGCCATATCCTCTGAAATCAACCCTGTAGGATTTTTCTTCCTCACAGTGGGGGGCGTGTGCTTAGTTGGTTACCTCATTAGTGTAGCCGCAGAGCATTGGCTGAAGCGTCACAATCCAACGGATGAAAACAGTGCAGCCCCCAGGAGACACACTGAGGCAGG AGACAATGAAGCATATGAAGCACCATCCTATGATGAGGTGGCAGCAACTGGCTATTTCCCATCACCAACAATCTGGACCATCAACTCTAGTCCAGCAACTTCCCCAGGGGAGCCCCCTCCATACAGTGTGGTTATTGAGCCACTTGCTCATGCAGAGACTGTGGTGGAGGCATTCAGTGTCTCAGTGGCACCCGGCACCCGGCGTGCCTCTGAGGCAGATGTGCAGTCAAGGCTACGCCTTAGAGTGGTGGTACCCCCGAGACTGCAGCGGTTTGTCTCAGACACCCATGAACTCAAAGGTACTGAAGAGCGCCACGAGCGGCTAGAGCCACTCACTCCACCTCCTGCTTATGAAAATGTGATTGCTGAGGAGTTCTTTGAAGAAGAATTCGAGCCCACAAGACTATGA